One region of Vibrio cidicii genomic DNA includes:
- the tnaA gene encoding tryptophanase: MNNFKHLPEPFRIRVIEPVKRTTEEYRQQAIINAGMNPFLLDSEDVFIDLLTDSGTGAVTQDMQAAMLRGDEAYSGSRSYYALKNAVQDIFGYQYTIPTHQGRGAEQIYIPVLIKKREQEKGLDRSKMVALSNYFFDTTQGHTQINCCVAKNVYTEEAFDTSVTADFKGNFDLEKLEHAILEAGPANVPYIVSTITCNSAGGQPVSIANLKAVYEIAQRYDIPVIMDSARFAENAYFIQQREPDYQEKNIAEITLEAYRYADGLAMSAKKDAMVQMGGLLCFKDERMLDVYNECRTLCVVQEGFPTYGGLEGGAMERLAVGLYDCMRQEWLAYRISQVQYLVDGLEALGIVCQQAGGHAAFVDAGKLLPHIPAEQFPAHALACELYKVAGIRAVEIGSLLLGRDPATGKQLTSPAELLRLTIPRATYTQTHMDFIIEAFEKVKANAANVKGLEFTYEPPVLRHFTARFKEVK, from the coding sequence ATGAACAATTTCAAACATCTTCCAGAACCATTTCGTATTCGCGTTATTGAGCCAGTAAAACGCACCACAGAAGAATATCGCCAACAGGCGATTATCAATGCCGGTATGAATCCGTTTTTACTCGACAGCGAAGATGTGTTTATCGACCTGTTGACCGACAGTGGTACTGGCGCAGTAACGCAAGACATGCAAGCGGCGATGCTGCGTGGTGATGAAGCGTACAGCGGTAGCCGCAGTTACTACGCCTTAAAAAATGCAGTACAAGATATTTTTGGCTATCAATACACCATCCCAACGCACCAAGGCCGGGGCGCTGAGCAAATTTATATTCCGGTGCTGATTAAAAAACGCGAACAGGAGAAAGGGTTAGATCGCAGTAAAATGGTGGCGCTATCAAACTATTTTTTCGACACCACGCAAGGGCATACGCAAATCAACTGCTGTGTGGCGAAAAACGTCTACACCGAAGAGGCGTTTGACACTTCGGTGACCGCCGATTTTAAGGGCAACTTTGATTTAGAAAAGCTTGAGCACGCCATCCTTGAAGCCGGGCCTGCCAATGTTCCTTATATTGTCAGCACCATCACTTGCAACTCTGCGGGCGGCCAGCCTGTGTCGATCGCCAACTTGAAAGCGGTGTATGAAATCGCGCAGCGCTACGACATACCGGTGATTATGGACTCAGCGCGTTTTGCGGAAAACGCCTATTTTATTCAGCAGCGCGAGCCGGATTATCAGGAAAAAAACATTGCCGAAATCACCTTAGAAGCTTACCGCTACGCCGATGGATTGGCAATGTCGGCGAAAAAAGATGCCATGGTACAGATGGGTGGTTTGCTCTGTTTTAAAGACGAGCGCATGCTGGATGTGTACAACGAATGCCGCACCTTGTGTGTGGTGCAAGAGGGTTTTCCAACCTATGGCGGTTTGGAAGGCGGCGCGATGGAACGTTTAGCGGTTGGCCTGTATGACTGTATGCGCCAAGAGTGGCTCGCCTATCGCATCAGCCAAGTGCAATATTTAGTTGATGGGTTAGAAGCGCTGGGTATCGTTTGCCAACAAGCAGGCGGTCATGCGGCGTTTGTTGATGCTGGAAAATTACTACCCCACATTCCGGCGGAGCAGTTCCCGGCGCATGCATTGGCGTGTGAGCTCTATAAAGTGGCAGGGATTCGCGCGGTGGAAATTGGCTCTTTGCTGCTCGGGCGTGACCCGGCAACAGGCAAGCAGCTTACCTCCCCGGCGGAGCTGCTGCGCCTTACCATTCCCCGCGCAACCTACACGCAAACGCACATGGATTTTATTATCGAAGCGTTTGAAAAGGTCAAAGCCAATGCGGCAAACGTCAAAGGGCTGGAATTTACTTACGAGCCGCCCGTACTGCGACATTTCACTGCGCGCTTTAAAGAGGTGAAATAA